In the genome of Triticum urartu cultivar G1812 chromosome 5, Tu2.1, whole genome shotgun sequence, one region contains:
- the LOC125509660 gene encoding cellulose synthase-like protein E6 isoform X1, which produces MSYGATGCVRVEWGHCDGQSSPPNQSTNPVHASTWSAVQYNYRSSRSSRTGPSLHACAPVQRQTKDQESDRRDWKMERSRRLFETETHGGRAVYRLHAVTVAAGILLLLYYRATRVPAAGEGRAAWLGMLAAELWYAAYWAVTQSVRWSPLRRRPFRDRLAARYGERLPCVDIFVCTADPHSEPPSLVISTVLSLMAYNYPAEKISVYLSDDGGSILTFYALWEASLFAKHWIPFCKRYNIEPRSPAAYFSESDGHQDLCSPEEWSLIREMYEAMTERIDTAVLSGKISEEVKANDKGFHEWDQENTSKNHQATVQILIEGKDKNANDDEGNVLPTLVYMAREKRPQHHHNFKAGAMNALIRVSSVISNSPIIMNVDCDMYSNNCDTIRDALCFFLDEEMGHKIGFVQFPQNYNNLTKNNIYGNSHQVTNQVLMGGMDSVGGPMYVGTGCFHRREILCGRRFTEDYKEDWDGGIKDKTQENIDEIEEKAKSLAASTYEHDTQWGDEIGIKYGYPAEDIITGLEIHCRGWKSVHSNPPRPAFLGVAPTTLAQTLLQHKRWSEGSFSIFLSKYCPFMFGHGKIKLRHQMGYSIYGLWAPNSIPTLYYVIIPSLALLKGISLFPEITSPWITPFIYVLCVKNMYSLYEALSCGDTLKGWWNEQRMWMVRRITSYLYGLTDTVRKLLGLSKMTFAVTSKVSEQNESKRYEQEIMEFGSSAPEYVIIATVALLNLICLVGGLSQILTGGRNILLNVFSPQLILCGMLVITNIPFYEAMFVRKDKGRIPFSVTLASIGFGMLALLVPIV; this is translated from the exons ATGTCCTACGGGGCCACGGGGTGTGTGCGCGTGGAGTGGGGGCACTGCGACGGGCAATCCAGTCCACCAAACCAGTCCACCAATCCAGTCCACGCCTCCACCTGGTCGGCTGTTCAGTACAACTACAGGAGTTCCAGATCCTCCCGAACAGGGCCCTCACTACATGCGTGTGCCCCTGTCCAAAGGCAGACAAAGGACCAAGAGAGCGACAGGCGAGACTGGAAGATGGAGAGGAGCAGGAGGCTGTTCGAGACGGAGACGCACGGGGGCCGGGCGGTGTACAGGCTCCACGCCGTCACGGTGGCCGCCGGGATCCTCCTGCTGCTCTACTACCGAGCGACGCGCGTGCCGGCCGCCGGCGAGGGGAGGGCGGCGTGGCTGGGCATGCTGGCGGCGGAGCTCTGGTACGCCGCCTACTGGGCCGTCACGCAGTCCGTCCGCTGGAgccccctccgccgccgccccttcAGGGACAGGCTCGCCGCCAG GTATGGAGAGAGGCTACCTTGTGTGGATATCTTCGTATGCACGGCAGATCCACACTCAGAGCCACCAAGTCTTGTCATCTCCACCGTCCTATCGCTCATGGCATACAATTACCCAGCCGAAAAAATTAGTGTGTACCTTTCGGACGACGGAGGTTCGATTCTCACTTTCTATGCTCTGTGGGAGGCCTCCTTATTTGCAAAGCACTGGATACCATTCTGCAAGAGATATAACATTGAGCCAAGGTCACCAGCCGCTTACTTCTCAGAGTCAGATGGGCATCAAGATTTGTGCAGCCCAGAGGAATGGTCACTTATCAGG GAGATGTATGAAGCTATGACTGAGCGAATTGATACAGCTGTTTTGTCAGGTAAAATTTCGGAGGAAGTCAAAGCAAATGATAAAGGATTTCATGAATGGGATCAAGAAAATACCTCAAAAAATCACCAAGCAACTGTTCAG ATTCTGATAGAGGGCAAAGACAAAAATGCAAATGATGACGAAGGAAATGTGCTACCAACACTTGTATACATGGCACGGGAGAAGCGGCCTCAGCACCACCATAATTTCAAAGCTGGGGCAATGAATGCTCTG ATAAGAGTGTCATCAGTGATAAGCAACAGCCCTATCATCATGAATGTGGACTGTGATATGTATTCCAACAATTGCGATACAATCAGAGATGCACTGTGCTTCTTCCTTGATGAAGAAATGGGTCACAAGATTGGATTTGTGCAATTCCCCCAGAACTATAACAATTTAACCAAGAATAATATATATGGGAACTCCCACCAAGTAACCAATCAG GTGTTGATGGGTGGTATGGATAGTGTGGGTGGCCCTATGTATGTTGGCACTGGATGTTTCCACAGAAGGGAGATCCTTTGCGGAAGGAGGTTCACCGAAGACTACAAGGAGGACTGGGACGGAGGAATCAAAGACAAAACACAAGAGAACATAGATGAGATTGAAGAGAAAGCGAAGTCTTTAGCAGCCTCCACGTATGAACATGACACACAGTGGGGAGATGAGATTGGGATCAAATATGGTTACCCAGCAGAGGATATAATCACCGGACTGGAAATACATTGCAGAGGATGGAAGTCAGTCCACAGCAATCCTCCAAGACCAGCATTTCTGGGTGTAGCTCCAACAACACTTGCTCAGACACTACTGCAACACAAGAGATGGAGCGAAGGTAGCTtctcaatttttctttcaaaatACTGCCCCTTCATGTTTGGGCATGGAAAAATCAAGTTACGGCATCAAATGGGCTACTCAATCTATGGATTATGGGCACCCAATTCAATCCCAACACTATATTATGTCATCATTCCTTCACTAGCTCTCCTCAAAGGCATCTCCTTGTTCCCAGAG ATTACGAGTCCATGGATCACACCCTTCATATATGTCTTATGTGTGAAGAATATGTATAGCCTGTATGAGGCATTATCATGTGGAGACACATTGAAAGGATGGTGGAACGAACAAAGGATGTGGATGGTAAGAAGAATAACCTCATATCTCTATGGCTTGACTGACACTGTCCGGAAGTTACTAGGACTGTCGAAGATGACATTTGCAGTTACATCAAAGGTAAGTGAACAAAACGAATCCAAGAGATACGAGCAAGAAATCATGGAATTCGGGTCATCAGCTCCAGAATATGTGATCATTGCAACTGTCGCATTACTCAACCTTATTTGTCTGGTCGGAGGGCTTAGTCAAATTCTGACAGGTGGCCGGAATATACTCTTGAATGTATTTTCCCCCCAGCTCATTCTGTGTGGAATGCTAGTGATCACCAATATCCCATTCTATGAAGCAATGTTCGTGAGGAAGGACAAAGGCAGAATACCGTTCTCAGTTACATTAGCTTCTATTGGCTTTGGGATGTTGGCTCTGCTCGTACCAATAGTGTAA
- the LOC125509660 gene encoding cellulose synthase-like protein E6 isoform X2 codes for MSYGATGCVRVEWGHCDGQSSPPNQSTNPVHASTWSAVQYNYRSSRSSRTGPSLHACAPVQRQTKDQESDRRDWKMERSRRLFETETHGGRAVYRLHAVTVAAGILLLLYYRATRVPAAGEGRAAWLGMLAAELWYAAYWAVTQSVRWSPLRRRPFRDRLAARYGERLPCVDIFVCTADPHSEPPSLVISTVLSLMAYNYPAEKISVYLSDDGGSILTFYALWEASLFAKHWIPFCKRYNIEPRSPAAYFSESDGHQDLCSPEEWSLIREMYEAMTERIDTAVLSGKISEEVKANDKGFHEWDQENTSKNHQATVQIRVSSVISNSPIIMNVDCDMYSNNCDTIRDALCFFLDEEMGHKIGFVQFPQNYNNLTKNNIYGNSHQVTNQVLMGGMDSVGGPMYVGTGCFHRREILCGRRFTEDYKEDWDGGIKDKTQENIDEIEEKAKSLAASTYEHDTQWGDEIGIKYGYPAEDIITGLEIHCRGWKSVHSNPPRPAFLGVAPTTLAQTLLQHKRWSEGSFSIFLSKYCPFMFGHGKIKLRHQMGYSIYGLWAPNSIPTLYYVIIPSLALLKGISLFPEITSPWITPFIYVLCVKNMYSLYEALSCGDTLKGWWNEQRMWMVRRITSYLYGLTDTVRKLLGLSKMTFAVTSKVSEQNESKRYEQEIMEFGSSAPEYVIIATVALLNLICLVGGLSQILTGGRNILLNVFSPQLILCGMLVITNIPFYEAMFVRKDKGRIPFSVTLASIGFGMLALLVPIV; via the exons ATGTCCTACGGGGCCACGGGGTGTGTGCGCGTGGAGTGGGGGCACTGCGACGGGCAATCCAGTCCACCAAACCAGTCCACCAATCCAGTCCACGCCTCCACCTGGTCGGCTGTTCAGTACAACTACAGGAGTTCCAGATCCTCCCGAACAGGGCCCTCACTACATGCGTGTGCCCCTGTCCAAAGGCAGACAAAGGACCAAGAGAGCGACAGGCGAGACTGGAAGATGGAGAGGAGCAGGAGGCTGTTCGAGACGGAGACGCACGGGGGCCGGGCGGTGTACAGGCTCCACGCCGTCACGGTGGCCGCCGGGATCCTCCTGCTGCTCTACTACCGAGCGACGCGCGTGCCGGCCGCCGGCGAGGGGAGGGCGGCGTGGCTGGGCATGCTGGCGGCGGAGCTCTGGTACGCCGCCTACTGGGCCGTCACGCAGTCCGTCCGCTGGAgccccctccgccgccgccccttcAGGGACAGGCTCGCCGCCAG GTATGGAGAGAGGCTACCTTGTGTGGATATCTTCGTATGCACGGCAGATCCACACTCAGAGCCACCAAGTCTTGTCATCTCCACCGTCCTATCGCTCATGGCATACAATTACCCAGCCGAAAAAATTAGTGTGTACCTTTCGGACGACGGAGGTTCGATTCTCACTTTCTATGCTCTGTGGGAGGCCTCCTTATTTGCAAAGCACTGGATACCATTCTGCAAGAGATATAACATTGAGCCAAGGTCACCAGCCGCTTACTTCTCAGAGTCAGATGGGCATCAAGATTTGTGCAGCCCAGAGGAATGGTCACTTATCAGG GAGATGTATGAAGCTATGACTGAGCGAATTGATACAGCTGTTTTGTCAGGTAAAATTTCGGAGGAAGTCAAAGCAAATGATAAAGGATTTCATGAATGGGATCAAGAAAATACCTCAAAAAATCACCAAGCAACTGTTCAG ATAAGAGTGTCATCAGTGATAAGCAACAGCCCTATCATCATGAATGTGGACTGTGATATGTATTCCAACAATTGCGATACAATCAGAGATGCACTGTGCTTCTTCCTTGATGAAGAAATGGGTCACAAGATTGGATTTGTGCAATTCCCCCAGAACTATAACAATTTAACCAAGAATAATATATATGGGAACTCCCACCAAGTAACCAATCAG GTGTTGATGGGTGGTATGGATAGTGTGGGTGGCCCTATGTATGTTGGCACTGGATGTTTCCACAGAAGGGAGATCCTTTGCGGAAGGAGGTTCACCGAAGACTACAAGGAGGACTGGGACGGAGGAATCAAAGACAAAACACAAGAGAACATAGATGAGATTGAAGAGAAAGCGAAGTCTTTAGCAGCCTCCACGTATGAACATGACACACAGTGGGGAGATGAGATTGGGATCAAATATGGTTACCCAGCAGAGGATATAATCACCGGACTGGAAATACATTGCAGAGGATGGAAGTCAGTCCACAGCAATCCTCCAAGACCAGCATTTCTGGGTGTAGCTCCAACAACACTTGCTCAGACACTACTGCAACACAAGAGATGGAGCGAAGGTAGCTtctcaatttttctttcaaaatACTGCCCCTTCATGTTTGGGCATGGAAAAATCAAGTTACGGCATCAAATGGGCTACTCAATCTATGGATTATGGGCACCCAATTCAATCCCAACACTATATTATGTCATCATTCCTTCACTAGCTCTCCTCAAAGGCATCTCCTTGTTCCCAGAG ATTACGAGTCCATGGATCACACCCTTCATATATGTCTTATGTGTGAAGAATATGTATAGCCTGTATGAGGCATTATCATGTGGAGACACATTGAAAGGATGGTGGAACGAACAAAGGATGTGGATGGTAAGAAGAATAACCTCATATCTCTATGGCTTGACTGACACTGTCCGGAAGTTACTAGGACTGTCGAAGATGACATTTGCAGTTACATCAAAGGTAAGTGAACAAAACGAATCCAAGAGATACGAGCAAGAAATCATGGAATTCGGGTCATCAGCTCCAGAATATGTGATCATTGCAACTGTCGCATTACTCAACCTTATTTGTCTGGTCGGAGGGCTTAGTCAAATTCTGACAGGTGGCCGGAATATACTCTTGAATGTATTTTCCCCCCAGCTCATTCTGTGTGGAATGCTAGTGATCACCAATATCCCATTCTATGAAGCAATGTTCGTGAGGAAGGACAAAGGCAGAATACCGTTCTCAGTTACATTAGCTTCTATTGGCTTTGGGATGTTGGCTCTGCTCGTACCAATAGTGTAA
- the LOC125509662 gene encoding uncharacterized protein LOC125509662: protein MDDPRRRVRGDPAPPYGDFDGLFSVEIHHSGFFCGSDINRTYMDYEVDWFDNCQTDTWSLLWIDDFLLQLGYDRQASKIDVYWCEPRKTVSDGLKLLTCDADIVLMICATLEHKNLLLIVDHGDTLQSLNKDDVLTNGVKDPPKVITPKRHGKENVSYPEKEQSPREKMSRTTRRSMSFGEGCSSRNAMEEENIEDVNNSEEEGNDEDAGSETDEEFYESDYEVAEGDDDLFDANVDKDVDDHREKNILPDFEEELPEDALEDSHLNMSKEEKEKLKHKFSTFNPTTDLNAPVFKIGLVFADMKELRHALTAYSVRNRVKVNKLRNTSVSLEAVCKPGCTWYLKAGKDNRSSSIQIKKYVDNHTCTKAWDLRVLTAPFLTNKFREEFRDNEKMPLKKFSDKVETEYNLVPHRSKLGRARRAAVNQIRGVDDDQYNTLWDYGQELRRSNPRSQFFLCTKEVFDEKTKKVQDHFSTLYWSYDACKRGFLKGCRPIIFLDGCHIKTRYKGTLLTVVGIDPNDCIFPVAFGLCEVESTHSWEWFLASLKDDLNITNTSPYTIMSDKQKVSTRSFNFFIATT, encoded by the exons ATGGATGACCCGCGTCGTCGGGTGCGAGGCGATCCAGCGCCGCCGTATG GAGATTTTGATGGTCTGTTCAGTGTTGAGATCCACCATAGTGGTTTCTTTTGTGGCAGTGACATAAACAGAACATACATGGACTATGAGGTTGATTGGTTTGACAATTGTCAGACTGACACTTGGTCCTTACTCTGGATTGATGACTTTCTTCTGCAGCTGGGCTATGATAGACAAGCTTCAAAGATTGATGTTTACTGGTGTGAACCAAGAAAGACAGTTAGTGATGGCCTGAAGCTCTTGACCTGTGATGCCGACATTGTTCTTATGATTTGTGCAACATTAGAGCACAAGAACCTGCTGCTGATAGTAGACCATGGTGATACCCTGCAGTCATTAAACAAAGATGATGTTCTGACAAATGGAGTGAAGGATCCACCTAAGGTTATTACTCCAAAGAGGCATGGAAAAGAAAATGTCAGTTATCCAGAGAAAGAGCAGAGTCCTAGAGAGAAAATGTCAAGGACAACAAGGAGATCTATGTCATTTGGAGAAGGATGTAGCTCAAGGAATGCTATGGAGGAGGAGAATATTGAGGATGTTAACAATAGTGAAGAAGAGGGAAATGATGAGGATGCAGGGTCAGAAACAGATGAGGAGTTCTATGAGAGTGACTATGAAGTTGCAGAAGGTGATGATGATTTGTTTGACGCAAATGTAGACAAAGATGTTGATGATCACAGAGAGAAGAACATATTGCCAGACTTTGAAGAAGAACTTCCAGAAGATGCTTTGGAGGACAGCCACTTAAATATGTcgaaagaagagaaagagaagCTAAAGCACAAATTCAGTACTTTCAACCCAACAACTGATCTGAATGCACCTGTGTTTAAGATTGGGTTGGTGTTTGCAGATATGAAGGAATTGAGGCATGCTCTCACTGCATACAGTGTAAGGAATAGGGTGAAAGTGAACAAGCTCCGAAATACTTCAGTATCACTAGAGGCTGTATGCAAGCCTGGTTGCACTTGGTACTTGAAGGCAGGTAAAGATAACAGGTCAAGTAGCATACAGATCAAGAAGTATGTTGACAATCACACTTGCACAAAAGCATGGGACCTGAGAGTTCTGACTGCTCCTTTTCTTACTAACAAGTTCAGAGAAGAATTCAGAGACAATGAAAAAATGCCTCTGAAGAAATTTTCAGATAAGGTGGAGACAGAATATAATTTGGTTCCACACAGGAGTAAGTTGGGAAGAGCTAGGAGAGCAGCAGTGAATCAAATAAGGGGAGTAGATGATGACCAATATAATACTTTGTGGGACTATGGTCAGGAGCTTAGAAGGAGCAATCCAAGAAGCCAGTTCTTCTTGTGCACTAAGGAAGTATTTGATGAGAAGACAAAGAAGGTACAAGACCACTTTTCCACATTGTACTGGTCATATGATGCATGCAAGAGGGGATTCCTTAAGGGATGTAGACCAATCATTTTCCTGGATGGTTGTCACATTAAAACGAGATACAAGGGAACATTACTAACAGTCGTTGGAATCGATCCCAATGATTGTATCTTTCCAGTAGCATTTGGGTTATGTGAAGTGGAGTCAACCCATAGCTGGGAGTGGTTCTTAGCATCCTTAAAGGATGACCTGAACATAACGAACACCTCACCATACACCATTATGAGTGACAAGCAGAAGGTTAGTACTAGATCATTCAATTTCTTCATTGCAACAACATAA